The DNA segment CGAACGAGAACCCGTACCCGCCGTCGGCGGCCGTGCTGAGCGCGCTGCGCGACGCCGTCGACGAGCGCGTGCGCCTCTACCCCGACCCCGAGGCGACCGCGCTTCGCGCCGCGGCGTCACGGCTCTACGGCGTTCCCGTGGACCACGTCATGGCCGGCAACGGGTCGGACGAGCTGCTGGCGCTTCTCTTGCGCGCGCTCGTCGATCCGGGCGAGCGGGTCGCGTTTCCCGTCCCGACCTACAGCCTCTACGAGACGCTGGTCGCGGTGCAGGGCGGCGAGCCGGTCGAGATCCCGTGGCCCGACGACTGGTCGCTGCCGGCCGGTCTCGCCGGCGCCGGCGCCAAGCTCACGTTCCTGTGCAACCCGAACTCGCCGTCGGGCACGCTGGTGCCGACGGCGGAGATCGAGGCGCTCGCGCGCCGGATCGCCGGCGTGCTGGTCGTCGACGAAGCCTACGTCGACTTCGCTTCCTCGCACGCGCTCGGGCTCGTCGGACGGCTGCCCAACGTGGTCGTGCTGCGCACGCTCTCGAAGTCGTACTCGCTGGCGGGCCTGCGGGTGGGGCTCGCGTTCGCCGATCCCGAGCTCCTGCGCGGCCTGCGGACGGTGAAGGACTCCTACAACTTGAACCGTCTCTCGCAGGCCGCGGCGACGGCGGCGCTCGCCGATCAGGAGACCGCACGCGCCAATCTGGAACGGGTGCGTCGGACGCGCGCGCGGCTCACGAGCGCGCTCCGCGCCCTCGGCTACGCCGTTCCCGACAGCGCCGCGAACTTCGTGCTGGCGCGCAGGAAGGGCATCGACCAGGGGCCGATCGCCCGCGCGCTCGCCGCACGTGACATCCTGGTGCGCCACTTCACGTCGCACGGCCTCGGTGACGCG comes from the Candidatus Eisenbacteria bacterium genome and includes:
- the hisC gene encoding histidinol-phosphate transaminase, which translates into the protein MPRPADWLRPAVRAVPPYTPGEQPAAGRRVVKLNTNENPYPPSAAVLSALRDAVDERVRLYPDPEATALRAAASRLYGVPVDHVMAGNGSDELLALLLRALVDPGERVAFPVPTYSLYETLVAVQGGEPVEIPWPDDWSLPAGLAGAGAKLTFLCNPNSPSGTLVPTAEIEALARRIAGVLVVDEAYVDFASSHALGLVGRLPNVVVLRTLSKSYSLAGLRVGLAFADPELLRGLRTVKDSYNLNRLSQAAATAALADQETARANLERVRRTRARLTSALRALGYAVPDSAANFVLARRKGIDQGPIARALAARDILVRHFTSHGLGDALRISVGTDEEIDALLAALGEVAGR